The Vicia villosa cultivar HV-30 ecotype Madison, WI linkage group LG1, Vvil1.0, whole genome shotgun sequence genome includes a region encoding these proteins:
- the LOC131645056 gene encoding heat shock 70 kDa protein, mitochondrial: MAAATALLRSLRRRDVASSSYSAFRSLTNGSTKPAYVSHSWSSLSRPFSSRPAGNDVIGIDLGTTNSCVSVMEGKNPKVIENSEGARTTPSVVAFNQKGELLVGTPAKRQAVTNPTNTLFGIKRLIGRRFDDPQTQKEMKMVPFKIVKAPNGDAWVEANGQQYSPSQIGAFVLTKMKETAESYLGKTVSKAVVTVPAYFNDAQRQATKDAGRIAGLDVQRIINEPTAAALSYGMNNKEGLIAVFDLGGGTFDVSILEISNGVFEVKATNGDTFLGGEDFDNALLEFLVSEFKRTESIDLSKDRLALQRLREAAEKAKIELSSTSQTEINLPFITADASGAKHLNITLTRSKFEALVNNLIERTRAPCQSCLKDANISVKDIDEVLLVGGMTRVPKVQEVVSAIFGKPPSKGVNPDEAVAMGAALQGGILRGDVKELLLLDVTPLSLGIETLGGIFTRLINRNTTIPTKKSQVFSTAADNQTQVGIKVLQGEREMATDNKMLGEFELVGIPPSPRGMPQIEVTFDIDANGIVTVSAKDKSTGKEQQITIRSSGGLSDDEIDKMVKEAELHAQKDQERKALIDIRNSADTSIYSIEKSLGEYREKIPSEVAKEIEDAVSDLRSAMSGENIDEIKSKLDVANKAVSKIGEHMSGGSSGGPSAGGSQGGDQAPEAEYEEVKK, translated from the exons ATGGCCGCTGCCACCGCCTTGCTCCGCTCTCTCCGCCGCCGAGATGTTGCGTCTTCTTCCTACTCCGCCTTTCGTTCG TTAACAAACGGCAGCACTAAGCCTGCATATGTTAGTCACAGTTGGTCAAGTTTGTCTCGACCATTCAG TTCAAGGCCCGCTGGAAACGATGTCATTGGTATTGATTTGGGTACAACTAATTCATGTGTTTCTGTTATGGAAGGAAAG AATCCGAAAGTCATTGAGAATTCTGAAGGTGCACGAACTACACCATCCGTGGTTGCTTTCAACCAAAAAGGGGAGCTGCTTGTAGGCACACCAGCCAAACGTCAGGCTGTAACTAACCCAACAAACACTCTATTTGGTATCAAGCGTTTGATTGGTAGGCGCTTTGATGATCCTCAAACACAAAAAGAGATGAAAATGGTTCCATTCAAGATTGTTAAGGCTCCCAATGGAGATGCATGGGTTGAAGCTAATGGGCAGCAATATTCCCCTAGCCAAATTGGTGCCTTTGTTCTCACCAAGATGAAGGAAACTGCGGAATCTTATCTTGGAAAGACAGTTTCTAAGGCTGTAGTTACTGTTCCAGCTTACTTCAATGATGCTCAAAGGCAGGCAACAAAAGATGCTGGTAGAATTGCAGGTCTTGATGTGCAAAGAATAATCAATGAGCCCACTGCTGCTGCACTTTCATATGGGATGAACAACAAGGAGGGTCTCATTGCTGTTTTTGACCTTGGTGGTGGAACATTTGATGTTTCCATCTTAGAAATTTCCAATGGTGTTTTTGAG GTGAAAGCAACAAATGGTGACACTTTCTTGGGAGGAGAGGACTTTGATAATGCCTTATTGGAGTTTCTGGTGAGTGAATTCAAGAGGACTGAGAGTATTGACCTTTCTAAAGATAGGCTTGCGTTGCAAAGGCTTCGCGAAGCTGCTGAGAAAGCTAAGATAGAACTGTCTTCAACATCTCAGACAGAGATAAACCTGCCTTTCATCACTGCTGATGCATCTGGTGCTAAGCATCTGAACATCACATTGACTAGATCTAAGTTTGAGGCTCTAGTAAATAACTTGATTGAAAGGACTAGGGCTCCATGTCAGAGCTGTTTGAAGGACGCAAACATATCTGTCAAGGATATTGACGAGGTTCTTCTTGTTGGAGGAATGACCCGTGTACCTAAAGTGCAAGAGGTGGTTTCAGCTATATTTGGAAAGCCTCCCAGTAAAGGAGTAAATCCCGATGAGGCAGTTGCAATGGGAGCAGCCCTCCAGGGTGGTATCCTACGTGGAGATGTTAAAGAGCTACTACTTTTGGATGTTACACCGCTCTCTCTCGGTATTGAGACTCTGGGTGGTATCTTTACAAGATTAATCAACCGTAACACTACTATTCCTACAAAAAAGAGTCAG GTCTTTTCAACGGCAGCTGACAATCAGACACAAGTAGGTATCAAGGTATTACAAGGTGAGCGGGAAATGGCTACTGACAACAAAATGCTTGGAGAATTTGAGCTTGTTGGCATTCCTCCTTCCCCAAGAGGTATGCCTCAGATTGAGGTCACTTTTGACATTGATGCCAACGGTATTGTTACCGTGTCAGCCAAAGACAAGTCCACCGGTAAAGAACAACAAATCACGATTAGGTCATCTGGAGGACTTTCAGATGATGAGATTGACAAGATGGTTAAAGAAGCAGAGCTACATGctcaaaaagatcaagaaagaaAGGCTCTTATCGATATTAGAAACAGTGCAGATACATCCATCTACAGCATTGAGAAGAGCTTAGGTGAATACAGAGAGAAGATTCCTAGTGAAGTGGCCAAAGAAATTGAGGATGCAGTTTCAGATTTGAGAAGTGCCATGTCAGGGGAGAATATTGACGAAATCAAGTCAAAGCTTGATGTGGCTAACAAAGCCGTCTCCAAGATCGGAGAGCACATGTCTGGTGGTTCTAGTGGCGGTCCCTCAGCTGGTGGTTCTCAAGGTGGGGACCAAGCTCCAGAAGCCGAATATGAAGAGGTGAAGAAGTGA